One Phycisphaera mikurensis NBRC 102666 DNA window includes the following coding sequences:
- a CDS encoding signal peptidase II produces MPPAPPARDIKRRRAWIRFLAAVAVLLAADLTSKTLAFEHVGDRPIDLVATEAEAEAARVERYASRGDAAFDRFVIAGPDPTGVLRTQPARRVIPGLLDFRLTTNTGAVFGIGSGGRFLFVAVSVLAMVVIGWLFVASPPTAWVHHAGLALVLGGALGNLYDRVRFQAVRDLLHMLPGVELPLGLAWPGMGGTGAAREVWPWIFNLADVWLLAGVAILLCHSLFFGGPEANRPAADA; encoded by the coding sequence ATGCCCCCCGCTCCCCCCGCAAGAGACATCAAGCGGCGGCGGGCGTGGATCCGCTTCCTCGCCGCGGTCGCGGTGCTGCTGGCGGCGGACCTCACGAGCAAGACGCTCGCCTTCGAGCACGTGGGCGACCGCCCGATCGATCTGGTCGCCACCGAGGCCGAGGCCGAAGCGGCCCGGGTCGAGCGCTACGCCTCGCGCGGCGACGCAGCCTTCGATCGCTTCGTCATCGCCGGGCCCGACCCCACCGGGGTGCTCCGCACGCAGCCGGCCCGCCGCGTGATCCCCGGCTTGCTCGACTTCCGGCTCACCACCAACACCGGGGCGGTCTTCGGCATCGGATCGGGCGGACGCTTCCTCTTCGTCGCGGTCAGCGTGCTCGCCATGGTCGTGATCGGCTGGCTGTTCGTCGCGAGCCCGCCCACCGCCTGGGTCCACCACGCCGGCCTGGCCCTCGTGCTCGGCGGCGCCCTGGGCAACCTCTACGACCGCGTCCGCTTCCAGGCCGTCCGCGATCTGCTCCACATGCTGCCCGGCGTCGAGCTGCCGTTGGGGCTGGCCTGGCCGGGGATGGGCGGCACCGGGGCGGCCCGGGAGGTGTGGCCGTGGATCTTCAACCTCGCCGACGTCTGGCTGCTCGCCGGCGTCGCGATCCTCCTCTGCCACTCGCTGTTCTTCGGCGGGCCGGAGGCGAACCGGCCCGCCGCCGACGCTTGA
- the lptE gene encoding LPS assembly lipoprotein LptE has translation MILRIRGPRTFCAGIARGPRGALAAILLLAAAAALPGCGYSSRGLYPAGVQTIALPLFDNQTYERGLESDLGEALVKQVVTRTPYRVADGSVAQSTLTGTIRRAARRSLALTRTGGVPEEVEYAITVDFTWADASGRRVFSEAVGLQQVGTHAPAPGLGEPEAVAVQNAIERLAADIVDLMRSDW, from the coding sequence GTGATCCTCCGGATCCGCGGACCGAGGACCTTTTGCGCCGGGATCGCCCGCGGTCCGCGGGGGGCCCTGGCCGCGATTCTGCTGCTCGCGGCCGCCGCGGCCCTCCCCGGCTGCGGCTACAGCTCGCGGGGCCTCTACCCGGCCGGGGTGCAGACGATCGCGCTGCCGCTCTTCGACAACCAGACCTACGAGCGTGGCCTCGAGAGCGACCTCGGCGAGGCGCTCGTGAAGCAGGTGGTGACCCGGACGCCCTACCGCGTCGCCGACGGGTCCGTCGCGCAGAGCACGCTCACCGGCACGATCCGCCGCGCCGCCCGGCGCAGCCTCGCCCTCACCCGCACCGGCGGCGTGCCCGAGGAGGTCGAGTACGCCATCACGGTGGACTTCACCTGGGCCGACGCCTCCGGCCGCCGCGTCTTCAGCGAGGCCGTCGGCCTGCAGCAGGTCGGCACCCACGCGCCGGCGCCCGGGCTGGGCGAGCCCGAGGCCGTCGCCGTCCAGAACGCCATCGAGCGCCTCGCCGCCGACATCGTCGACCTCATGCGCTCCGATTGGTGA
- a CDS encoding alpha/beta hydrolase: MRRSRTATAAAALAAACLAGPGALAESRGGAGPRTGPAADGKALLDVQPAGEAPSFAPDIDPQMLAVLEEFQAFEPPKYPELTPFQVRMAVLPVNAVRSLAAKTGTPAAAPELDVRHEVLPVGPEEGLLARVYTPLDTGAGGPLPVIVYFHGGGWVIADLDAYAGGAEGLAAQAGAVVVSVAYRLAPEHTYPTAHEDAYAAFEHVAENAADFGGDPEKVVVAGESAGGNLAVSVALMAKERGGVMPKHIVSVYPVADGDVTSASYDAYAAAAPLNRPFMEWFFDHYTPAWKDSDASDLPYLFLKEQDLGGLPPTTILNAEIDPLATDGEELAAAMEQAGVRVMRKVYPGVTHEFFGMTPVLEQAAAAQKLAAEQIRATLERGDGRS; encoded by the coding sequence ATGAGACGCTCCCGCACCGCCACCGCCGCCGCCGCCCTCGCCGCCGCCTGCCTCGCCGGCCCGGGCGCCCTCGCCGAATCCCGGGGCGGCGCCGGTCCACGGACCGGACCGGCGGCCGACGGCAAGGCGCTCCTGGACGTGCAGCCCGCCGGCGAGGCCCCCTCCTTTGCCCCGGACATCGACCCCCAGATGCTGGCCGTGCTCGAGGAGTTCCAGGCGTTCGAGCCGCCGAAGTACCCCGAGCTGACGCCCTTCCAGGTCCGGATGGCCGTGCTCCCGGTGAACGCCGTCCGCTCGCTCGCGGCCAAGACCGGAACCCCCGCGGCCGCCCCCGAGCTCGACGTCCGCCACGAGGTGCTGCCGGTCGGGCCCGAGGAGGGCCTGCTCGCGCGGGTCTACACCCCGCTGGACACCGGCGCGGGCGGGCCGCTGCCGGTGATCGTCTACTTCCATGGCGGCGGCTGGGTCATCGCCGACCTCGACGCCTACGCCGGCGGGGCGGAGGGCCTCGCCGCCCAAGCGGGCGCGGTCGTCGTCTCCGTCGCCTACCGCCTGGCGCCCGAGCACACCTACCCCACCGCCCACGAGGACGCGTACGCCGCCTTCGAGCACGTCGCCGAGAACGCCGCTGACTTCGGCGGCGATCCGGAGAAGGTCGTCGTCGCCGGCGAGAGCGCCGGCGGCAACCTCGCCGTCTCCGTCGCGCTCATGGCGAAGGAGCGCGGCGGCGTGATGCCCAAGCACATCGTCTCGGTCTACCCGGTCGCCGACGGCGACGTCACGTCCGCTTCCTACGACGCGTACGCCGCCGCCGCCCCGCTGAATCGTCCCTTCATGGAGTGGTTCTTCGACCACTACACCCCGGCGTGGAAGGACAGCGACGCGTCGGACCTTCCGTACCTCTTCCTCAAGGAGCAGGATCTCGGCGGCCTGCCCCCGACGACGATCCTCAACGCCGAGATCGACCCCCTCGCGACCGATGGCGAGGAGCTCGCCGCGGCGATGGAGCAAGCCGGCGTGCGGGTGATGCGGAAGGTCTACCCCGGCGTGACGCACGAGTTCTTCGGCATGACGCCGGTTCTCGAGCAAGCCGCCGCGGCCCAGAAGCTCGCCGCCGAGCAGATCCGGGCGACGCTGGAGCGCGGCGACGGCCGTTCGTAG
- a CDS encoding thioredoxin family protein, translating to MNATFLRTKFEAGLSYEDYLATGKPAQAESWRQIGARIGLTEQQRSVLAAFKRDMSVIVVSGIWCGDCVRQGPMIQAIADAAGAEAGGRAEVRWLDRDEHMDLQERVTVNGGNRVPVVIFAAEDFEPVGWAGDKLLSRYRIMAEQTLGEGATCPLPGAPVPADELAAETADWVDEFERVHLLLRLSGRLRQLHGD from the coding sequence ATGAACGCCACCTTCCTGCGGACCAAGTTCGAAGCCGGCCTCTCCTACGAGGACTACCTCGCCACCGGCAAGCCCGCCCAAGCCGAGAGCTGGCGGCAGATCGGCGCCCGGATCGGGCTGACCGAGCAGCAGAGGTCCGTGCTCGCAGCCTTCAAGCGAGACATGAGCGTGATCGTCGTCTCGGGCATCTGGTGCGGCGACTGCGTGCGGCAGGGGCCCATGATCCAGGCGATCGCCGACGCGGCGGGAGCCGAAGCCGGCGGCCGGGCCGAGGTCCGCTGGCTCGATCGCGACGAGCACATGGACCTGCAGGAGCGCGTCACCGTCAACGGCGGCAACCGCGTGCCGGTGGTGATCTTCGCCGCCGAGGACTTCGAGCCCGTCGGCTGGGCGGGCGACAAGCTGCTCTCCCGCTACCGCATCATGGCGGAGCAGACGCTCGGCGAAGGCGCCACCTGCCCGCTGCCCGGGGCTCCCGTGCCCGCGGACGAGCTCGCGGCGGAGACGGCCGACTGGGTGGACGAGTTCGAGCGTGTCCACCTGCTGCTTCGGCTCTCCGGCCGGCTGCGGCAGCTGCACGGCGATTGA
- a CDS encoding ABC transporter permease: protein MLAYTLRRLALLVPTLLGVLAVVFFVMAMAPGGFGGAALNAEGAQTQGQDAKRIRLQLERRYGLDQPAYVQFGRWLNRVSPVGFRSSDDLSFGDQEREAAATAFEGLEMVSRPRVKWAAVDLAGELAAYQAVPLADAAAGLRATLDAAGAGELDETLFEALDSPLSAADRERLLPRIAADGAPGAAQSAVQGALQEAAAGRSRVRFDKPAIKWPDLGTSLRGRKVTELLASAVPVTVLLNALSIPIIYLVAIGAGLGAASKRGGAFDLGSGALFLSLWSVPTIWAGVLAINYLASAENLRWFPTGGLHDLRASEMPFFPRFGGGEAGFERGYLLDTAWHLVLPVTILTYGGFAVTAKVMRGAVLDSLSADYVRTARAKGLSPRAVLWKHAFRNSVLPLVTLASSLLPALLGGSVVVETIFSIEGMGKLGVDAAFQKDREVVMAVTLIGGVLGLLSEVLRDLLYAAVDPRVSYD, encoded by the coding sequence GTGCTCGCCTACACCCTCCGCCGCCTCGCCCTCCTGGTGCCCACGCTGCTCGGCGTGCTGGCGGTGGTCTTCTTCGTCATGGCGATGGCGCCCGGCGGCTTCGGCGGGGCGGCGCTCAACGCGGAGGGGGCCCAGACGCAGGGGCAGGACGCGAAGCGCATCCGCCTGCAGCTCGAGCGCCGCTACGGGCTGGACCAGCCGGCGTACGTGCAGTTCGGCCGGTGGCTGAACCGCGTGAGCCCGGTGGGCTTCCGCTCCAGCGACGACCTCTCCTTCGGCGACCAGGAGCGCGAGGCGGCGGCGACCGCCTTCGAGGGGCTGGAGATGGTGAGCCGGCCGCGGGTGAAGTGGGCGGCGGTGGACCTGGCGGGCGAGCTGGCGGCGTACCAGGCGGTGCCCCTCGCGGACGCGGCGGCGGGCCTGCGGGCGACGCTGGACGCGGCGGGCGCGGGGGAGCTCGACGAGACGCTCTTCGAGGCGCTCGACAGCCCGCTGAGCGCGGCGGACCGGGAGCGGCTGCTGCCGCGGATCGCCGCCGACGGGGCTCCGGGCGCGGCGCAGTCCGCGGTTCAGGGAGCGCTGCAGGAGGCGGCGGCGGGTCGCTCGCGTGTCCGCTTCGACAAGCCGGCGATCAAGTGGCCGGACCTGGGCACGTCGCTCCGCGGGCGGAAGGTCACCGAGCTGCTGGCGTCGGCGGTGCCGGTGACGGTGCTGCTGAACGCGCTGTCGATCCCGATCATCTACCTCGTGGCGATCGGAGCGGGGCTGGGCGCGGCCTCCAAGCGCGGCGGGGCCTTCGACCTGGGCTCGGGCGCGCTGTTCCTCTCGCTGTGGTCGGTGCCGACGATCTGGGCGGGCGTGCTGGCGATCAACTACCTGGCGAGCGCCGAGAACCTGCGCTGGTTCCCGACGGGAGGGCTGCACGATCTGCGGGCGAGCGAGATGCCGTTCTTCCCGAGGTTCGGCGGGGGGGAGGCCGGCTTCGAGCGGGGCTACCTGCTCGACACGGCGTGGCACCTCGTCCTGCCGGTGACGATCCTCACGTACGGCGGCTTCGCCGTCACCGCGAAGGTGATGCGTGGGGCGGTGCTGGACAGCCTCTCCGCGGACTACGTGCGGACGGCCCGGGCGAAGGGTCTGTCGCCGCGGGCGGTGCTGTGGAAGCACGCCTTCCGCAACAGCGTCCTGCCGCTGGTGACGCTGGCGAGCTCGCTGCTGCCGGCGTTGCTCGGCGGCTCGGTGGTCGTCGAAACGATCTTCTCGATCGAGGGCATGGGCAAGCTGGGTGTCGACGCGGCCTTCCAGAAAGACCGCGAAGTGGTGATGGCGGTGACGCTGATCGGCGGCGTGCTGGGCCTGCTGTCGGAGGTCCTGCGCGACCTGCTCTACGCCGCCGTCGACCCGCGGGTGAGCTATGACTGA
- the bamD gene encoding outer membrane protein assembly factor BamD has protein sequence MRATPLLKLILSLGFAAALALPAAAQEDAAAFRLGEGGWAPAAAAAEPGAASVSRLDPAVLRLRRLLAAGRFEEAQEEATAWLEANPGHAAEPDVLLARGDARVGRNDLWNSLYDYERLLSEHPGSDAYLEAVSRELAIAKLFVGGWKRKLLGLRILPLSGEGAELLVRVQERAPGGDLAEEAAVTLADHYFRRQEMAQAAVAYDLLLRNFPRTRHRQRAMLRQIQAGLAQFKGPDFDATGLLEAGERLRAYQEAYPAAARRLNAEALQQRIRASLARRSLANARWYERRGDRVAAAAMRRRLIADHPGTAAAQEAIATLRGAGLPLVEESP, from the coding sequence ATGCGAGCCACGCCCCTCCTCAAGCTGATCCTCTCGCTGGGCTTCGCCGCTGCGCTCGCCCTCCCGGCCGCGGCACAGGAGGACGCCGCCGCCTTCCGCCTCGGGGAGGGCGGTTGGGCCCCGGCGGCGGCGGCGGCCGAACCCGGCGCCGCGTCGGTTTCCCGGCTCGACCCCGCCGTTCTCCGCCTCCGCCGGCTGCTCGCGGCCGGCCGCTTCGAGGAGGCGCAGGAGGAAGCCACCGCCTGGCTGGAAGCCAACCCCGGCCACGCCGCCGAGCCCGACGTGCTGCTCGCCCGCGGCGACGCCCGCGTCGGCCGCAACGACCTCTGGAACAGCCTCTACGACTACGAGCGGCTCCTCAGCGAGCACCCCGGGTCGGACGCGTACCTCGAGGCGGTCTCCCGCGAGCTCGCCATCGCCAAGCTCTTCGTCGGCGGCTGGAAGCGGAAGCTGCTGGGCCTGCGGATCCTCCCGCTCTCGGGTGAGGGCGCCGAGCTGCTCGTGCGGGTGCAGGAACGCGCTCCCGGCGGCGACCTCGCCGAGGAGGCCGCCGTCACCCTCGCCGACCACTACTTCCGGCGGCAGGAGATGGCGCAGGCCGCGGTCGCCTACGACCTCCTGCTCCGCAACTTCCCGCGGACGCGGCACCGCCAGCGGGCGATGCTCCGCCAGATCCAGGCCGGGCTCGCCCAGTTCAAGGGCCCCGACTTCGACGCCACGGGCCTGCTGGAGGCGGGTGAGCGGCTGCGTGCCTACCAGGAGGCCTATCCCGCCGCCGCCCGCCGCTTGAACGCCGAGGCCCTCCAGCAACGGATCCGCGCCTCGCTCGCCCGCCGCAGCCTCGCCAACGCCCGCTGGTACGAGCGCCGCGGCGACCGCGTCGCCGCCGCCGCGATGCGCCGCCGCCTCATCGCCGACCACCCCGGCACCGCCGCCGCCCAGGAAGCCATCGCCACCCTCCGCGGAGCCGGCCTCCCCCTCGTCGAGGAGAGCCCGTGA
- a CDS encoding TraR/DksA family transcriptional regulator, producing the protein MASKPSKAGEKKKPAAKKPPAKKAAAKKPPVKKAVAKKKAPAGPAKAGATGGRASTADTPAKKPPAKKSSKKAPAKEAPAKKPVAKKPTTKKPAAKKPAAKKPAAKKPAAKKPSVKKATPAKVEATLPAAPGTKKKPTRRRPLEINEAKRRKPPPPAEEAADGTPRRKSSKFNPTAVTKPVKRKKALELKKYKVPVGRRAASARAGDAPKPAPSDDTRPGSVDRAASEHTPEQLRKVKTGISKKRLMAFREQLLEHRRALVGDVAGLDAARGHDDGDSHVPLHMADVGSENYEREFNLMLQETDRKLLKDIDAALVRIDDGTYGVCLDTCTPIGLPRLEIKPWARYGIEAIQRREREAGYGGHRRR; encoded by the coding sequence TTGGCGAGCAAGCCCTCCAAAGCCGGTGAGAAGAAGAAGCCGGCGGCGAAGAAGCCGCCCGCGAAGAAGGCGGCGGCCAAGAAGCCGCCGGTGAAGAAAGCCGTCGCGAAGAAGAAAGCTCCGGCCGGGCCGGCCAAGGCGGGGGCCACGGGCGGGCGTGCGTCGACCGCCGACACCCCGGCGAAGAAGCCCCCGGCGAAGAAGTCGTCGAAGAAGGCTCCCGCGAAGGAGGCTCCTGCAAAGAAGCCGGTCGCAAAGAAGCCGACCACGAAGAAGCCGGCCGCGAAGAAGCCGGCCGCGAAGAAGCCGGCCGCGAAGAAGCCGGCCGCGAAGAAGCCGTCCGTGAAGAAGGCGACGCCCGCGAAGGTGGAGGCCACGCTCCCCGCCGCTCCCGGAACGAAGAAGAAGCCCACCCGCCGGCGCCCGCTGGAAATCAACGAGGCGAAGCGTCGCAAGCCTCCCCCACCCGCCGAGGAGGCCGCCGACGGCACGCCCCGCCGCAAGAGCAGCAAGTTCAACCCGACCGCCGTCACCAAGCCGGTGAAGCGGAAGAAAGCGTTGGAGCTCAAGAAGTACAAGGTGCCCGTCGGCCGCCGGGCCGCTTCGGCGCGGGCAGGCGACGCGCCCAAGCCCGCTCCCTCGGACGACACCCGCCCCGGTTCGGTCGACCGTGCCGCCAGCGAGCACACCCCCGAGCAGCTGCGAAAGGTGAAGACCGGCATCTCCAAGAAGCGGCTCATGGCGTTCCGGGAGCAGCTGCTCGAGCACCGGCGGGCGCTGGTCGGCGACGTTGCCGGGCTCGACGCCGCCCGGGGCCACGACGACGGCGACAGCCACGTGCCGCTGCACATGGCCGACGTGGGCAGCGAGAACTACGAGCGCGAGTTCAACCTCATGCTGCAGGAGACCGACCGCAAGCTGCTGAAGGACATCGACGCCGCGCTGGTCCGCATCGACGACGGCACCTACGGCGTCTGCCTGGACACCTGCACACCGATCGGCCTCCCGCGGCTGGAGATCAAGCCCTGGGCTCGCTACGGCATCGAGGCCATCCAGCGGCGGGAGCGTGAGGCGGGGTACGGGGGGCACCGGCGGCGTTAG
- a CDS encoding nitrilase-related carbon-nitrogen hydrolase, whose amino-acid sequence MTRNIRGALIQATLCEDATAPPEAIKRAMIDKHVGLIADAAGQGAQVCCLQELFYGPYFCAEQDPKWYGLTEQIPDGPTTQLMCELAKQHKMVLVVPIYEEELPGVYYNTAAVIDADGTYLGKFRKIHIPHCQPGFFEKFYFRPGNLGYPVFDTAVGKVGVYICYDRHFPDGARCLGLNGAEIVFNPSATVAGLSEYLWKLEQPAHAVANQYFVGAINRPGNEAPWNIGEFYGQSYFCDPRGQFIAQTEERTADAIVIADMDLDLIREVRNTWQFFRDRRPETYGALVAP is encoded by the coding sequence ATGACCCGAAACATCCGTGGTGCCCTGATCCAAGCCACCCTCTGCGAGGACGCCACGGCGCCCCCGGAGGCCATCAAGCGAGCGATGATCGACAAGCACGTCGGCCTCATCGCCGACGCGGCCGGGCAGGGTGCGCAGGTCTGCTGCCTGCAGGAGCTGTTCTACGGCCCCTACTTCTGCGCCGAGCAGGACCCGAAGTGGTACGGCCTGACCGAGCAGATCCCCGACGGGCCGACGACGCAGCTCATGTGCGAGCTGGCGAAGCAGCACAAGATGGTGCTGGTCGTGCCGATCTACGAGGAGGAGCTGCCCGGCGTCTACTACAACACCGCCGCGGTGATCGACGCCGACGGGACCTACCTGGGCAAGTTCCGCAAGATCCACATCCCCCACTGCCAGCCGGGCTTCTTCGAGAAGTTCTACTTCCGGCCGGGGAACCTGGGCTACCCGGTGTTCGACACCGCGGTGGGCAAGGTGGGCGTCTACATCTGCTACGACCGCCACTTCCCCGACGGCGCCCGCTGCCTGGGGCTCAACGGGGCGGAGATCGTCTTCAACCCCAGCGCCACGGTCGCGGGCCTCTCCGAGTACCTGTGGAAGCTGGAGCAGCCGGCCCACGCGGTGGCGAACCAGTACTTCGTCGGCGCGATCAACCGCCCCGGCAACGAGGCCCCGTGGAACATCGGCGAGTTCTACGGCCAGAGCTACTTCTGCGACCCGCGGGGTCAGTTCATCGCCCAGACCGAGGAGCGAACCGCCGACGCCATCGTCATCGCCGACATGGACCTGGACCTCATCCGCGAGGTCCGCAACACCTGGCAGTTCTTCCGCGACCGGAGGCCGGAGACGTACGGCGCGTTGGTTGCGCCTTGA